One stretch of Bosea vaviloviae DNA includes these proteins:
- a CDS encoding ABC transporter permease subunit has product MSGAIAARPHRTGWRLPRLGPLWLALPGVIFLCVFFAYPVAQLLGLSLVDPATGAFSTATYQRIAGTDVYLRVLGITFRIAGYTALYSLLIGYPLAYWLARLPDMFRGRMLLFVMVPFWTSYLVKTFAWMIVLGRSGIINALATGSGIVDQPLALLHNEFGVMVGMVHAMVPLAVMTLLPVMAGIDQRLVQAAQTLGASPAHAFWLVYFKLSLPGVAAAGLLVFISSLGFFIVPAFLGGRRETMLAQLIITQIQELLNWPFAGALAAMMLATALISCWLYDRLFGLSTIAGGSAQVSTGRIRDLGLVILGWIAALAGKLAALTRMVLGKRGSGLILPLFAWVTIAFLVVPTLLVIPLAFTSSQFLEFPPPGYSLTWFKTYFASPLWIQATIRSFLVAFATAVAATTVGGFTALALANSRTRWGGLIFAFFLAPMIVPRIVIAVGLFYLFARMGLIATDLGLIIGHTVLAIPFTLVTIAAVLKSYDQRLDQAAATLGANRLRTLVGVTIPLVKGGLVAAFLFAFITSFDELTIAIFVSGGLKTTLPKQMWDDMILQLNPTLAAVSVVVFVVVTVMLVTAERFRRAP; this is encoded by the coding sequence ATGAGCGGCGCGATCGCAGCGAGGCCGCATCGGACGGGCTGGCGGCTGCCGCGGCTGGGCCCGCTCTGGCTCGCACTGCCTGGCGTCATCTTCCTCTGCGTCTTCTTCGCCTATCCAGTCGCGCAGCTCCTGGGCTTGAGCCTCGTCGATCCCGCGACCGGCGCCTTCTCGACAGCCACCTATCAGCGCATCGCCGGTACGGATGTCTATCTGCGCGTCCTCGGCATCACCTTCCGCATCGCCGGCTACACGGCCCTGTATTCGCTGCTGATCGGCTATCCCTTGGCCTACTGGCTGGCACGCCTGCCGGACATGTTCCGCGGCCGCATGCTGCTCTTCGTCATGGTGCCGTTCTGGACGAGCTATCTCGTCAAGACTTTCGCCTGGATGATCGTGCTTGGCCGCAGCGGCATCATCAACGCGCTGGCGACGGGCTCAGGGATCGTCGATCAGCCGCTGGCGCTGCTCCACAATGAATTCGGCGTCATGGTCGGCATGGTTCACGCCATGGTGCCGCTGGCGGTGATGACGCTTCTGCCGGTCATGGCCGGCATCGACCAGCGCCTCGTCCAGGCAGCGCAGACGCTCGGGGCCTCGCCGGCTCACGCTTTCTGGCTGGTCTATTTCAAGCTCTCGCTGCCCGGCGTCGCCGCCGCAGGGCTGCTCGTCTTCATCTCCTCGCTCGGCTTCTTCATCGTGCCGGCCTTCCTCGGCGGTCGCCGCGAGACCATGCTGGCGCAGCTCATCATCACCCAGATCCAGGAGTTGCTGAACTGGCCCTTCGCGGGAGCGCTCGCAGCCATGATGCTCGCGACCGCGCTGATCTCCTGCTGGCTCTATGACCGGCTCTTCGGCCTCTCGACCATTGCGGGCGGCTCCGCACAGGTCAGTACGGGACGCATCCGCGATCTCGGCCTCGTCATCCTCGGCTGGATCGCGGCGCTGGCGGGCAAGCTCGCCGCGTTGACCCGCATGGTTCTCGGCAAGCGCGGCAGCGGTCTGATCCTGCCGCTCTTCGCCTGGGTCACGATCGCCTTCCTTGTGGTGCCGACGCTGCTCGTGATCCCGCTCGCCTTCACCTCCTCGCAATTCCTTGAATTTCCGCCGCCGGGCTATAGCCTGACCTGGTTCAAGACCTATTTCGCCTCGCCGCTCTGGATCCAGGCAACGATCCGCTCCTTCCTCGTCGCCTTCGCCACAGCGGTCGCCGCGACGACGGTCGGCGGCTTCACGGCACTGGCGCTGGCCAACAGCCGCACGCGCTGGGGCGGACTTATCTTCGCGTTCTTTCTCGCGCCGATGATCGTGCCGCGCATCGTGATCGCGGTTGGGCTGTTCTATCTGTTTGCGCGAATGGGCCTGATCGCAACGGATCTGGGCCTCATCATCGGCCATACCGTTTTGGCGATCCCGTTCACGCTCGTCACCATCGCCGCCGTGCTCAAAAGCTACGACCAGCGCCTCGACCAGGCCGCCGCCACGCTCGGCGCCAATCGCCTGCGCACCCTGGTCGGCGTGACGATTCCCTTGGTGAAAGGTGGCCTGGTGGCCGCCTTCCTCTTCGCCTTCATCACCTCCTTCGACGAGCTGACGATCGCGATCTTCGTCAGTGGCGGCCTCAAGACGACCCTGCCCAAGCAGATGTGGGACGACATGATCCTGCAGTTGAACCCGACCCTGGCGGCCGTATCCGTGGTCGTCTTCGTGGTGGTCACAGTGATGCTCGTGACCGCGGAACGCTTCCGCCGCGCGCCTTGA
- a CDS encoding AMP-binding protein, which yields MPFDDDGFVGLLSERALRDPDGIYARFNGEPVSYGALDRQACAFAAHLHASGIAPGECVAVMMKNSIAAIACVFGLAKAAVAWVPVNAQQRGDGLRYLLSHSGPRLVIVDEDLAALVSEALPSTGAPTILVHGPDGGLDAILAETSAFNQPPPAPDAVFAIMYTSGTTGRPKGVIVSHRMLRLAAEGVGLVSAAQPGEVLFVWEPLYHIGGAQLLPLPMIRDVTLAMVERFSASRFWSQVKAEGASHIHYLGGILQILLKQPPGPLDRDHGVRIAWGGGCPPDIWPQFQQRFGVEIRECYGMTEASSITTCNDSGVVGSVGRRMPWFGVALLGPDGHPVPNGERGEIVVETTLPGAIFPGYLDNPEATAKALRNGRLHTGDLGSFDTDGNLYFHGRMTDSVRCRGENVSAWEVEHVAAEHEAVEDCAMIGVAADIGEQDIKLFVKPSEGAILDPATLSDWLGRRLAPYQNPRYIALVDEFERTASQRIMKHKLSPRLDDCWDRAALAER from the coding sequence ATGCCTTTCGATGATGACGGCTTTGTCGGTCTGCTGAGCGAGCGTGCCCTGCGTGATCCCGACGGAATCTATGCCCGCTTCAACGGCGAACCCGTGAGCTATGGCGCGCTCGACCGGCAGGCCTGCGCCTTCGCCGCCCATCTGCATGCAAGCGGCATCGCGCCTGGCGAGTGCGTCGCGGTGATGATGAAGAACAGCATCGCTGCGATCGCCTGCGTTTTCGGCCTGGCCAAGGCGGCAGTGGCTTGGGTTCCCGTCAACGCGCAGCAGCGCGGCGACGGGCTGCGCTATCTGCTGAGCCATTCCGGCCCGCGGCTCGTCATCGTCGATGAGGACCTCGCGGCGCTCGTCTCCGAAGCTCTTCCCTCGACAGGAGCGCCCACGATCCTCGTCCACGGGCCAGACGGCGGCCTCGACGCCATCCTCGCCGAGACCAGCGCTTTCAACCAGCCGCCGCCGGCGCCCGATGCGGTGTTCGCGATCATGTACACATCGGGCACCACGGGGCGCCCCAAGGGCGTCATCGTCTCGCATCGCATGCTGCGGCTGGCGGCCGAGGGCGTCGGCCTCGTCTCGGCCGCACAGCCTGGAGAAGTGCTGTTCGTCTGGGAGCCGCTCTATCATATCGGCGGGGCACAGCTCCTGCCCCTGCCGATGATCCGTGACGTCACGCTCGCCATGGTCGAGCGCTTCAGCGCCAGCCGCTTCTGGAGCCAGGTCAAAGCCGAGGGCGCGAGCCATATCCATTATCTCGGCGGCATCCTGCAGATCCTGCTGAAGCAGCCGCCCGGCCCGCTCGATCGCGATCATGGCGTCCGCATCGCCTGGGGCGGTGGCTGCCCGCCCGATATCTGGCCGCAGTTCCAGCAGCGCTTCGGCGTCGAGATCCGCGAATGCTACGGCATGACGGAAGCCTCCAGCATCACCACCTGCAACGACAGCGGCGTGGTGGGTTCTGTCGGCCGCCGCATGCCGTGGTTCGGCGTTGCGCTGCTTGGCCCTGACGGCCACCCCGTACCCAATGGCGAGCGCGGCGAGATCGTTGTCGAGACCACGCTGCCGGGCGCGATCTTCCCGGGCTATCTCGACAATCCCGAGGCCACCGCAAAGGCACTGCGCAATGGCAGGCTGCACACCGGCGATCTCGGCTCCTTCGACACCGATGGGAACCTCTATTTCCACGGCCGCATGACCGACAGCGTGCGTTGTCGCGGCGAGAACGTCTCGGCCTGGGAGGTCGAACATGTCGCCGCCGAGCACGAGGCGGTGGAGGATTGCGCCATGATCGGCGTCGCAGCCGATATCGGCGAGCAGGATATCAAACTGTTCGTCAAGCCGAGCGAAGGCGCGATCCTCGATCCTGCGACCCTGTCGGACTGGCTCGGCCGTCGGCTCGCCCCCTATCAGAACCCGCGCTACATCGCGCTGGTCGACGAGTTCGAGCGCACGGCAAGCCAGCGCATCATGAAGCACAAGCTGTCGCCCCGGCTCGATGATTGCTGGGACCGCGCAGCATTGGCGGAGCGCTGA
- a CDS encoding NAD(P)/FAD-dependent oxidoreductase, whose translation MTTPSAHHVVIVGAGFGGLEAARDLAGAPVRMTVIDRRNHHLFQPLLYQVAVASLATSEIAWPIRSLLHSHKNVTTLLGSVVGVNVREKEVLLDGEPPIAFDTLILATGARHAYFGHDEWEPYAPGLKTLEDATKIRRRILSAFEQAEWETDEARRAPFLTFVIIGAGPTGVELAGTIAELARDTLHGDFRNFDTHSARVVLIEAGPRILSGFSEDLSAYAHQALTRLGVEIKLGHAVSKCGEDGVELGEEFLPARTILWAAGVAASPAADWLNAPADRAGRVLVEGDLTVPGHPNIFVIGDTAHVTAADGKLVPGVAPAAKQEGVYVAAVIKARLSDAAAPLPFHYKNAGNLATIGKRAAIVDFGWIKLKGRLAWWMWGVAHIFFLIGLRNRLTVALSWLWIYISGQRSARLITQGEVKKSGAPN comes from the coding sequence GGAGGTCTTGAAGCGGCGCGCGATCTCGCGGGCGCGCCGGTGCGCATGACCGTCATCGATCGGCGCAACCATCACCTGTTCCAGCCTTTGCTCTACCAGGTCGCGGTTGCCTCGCTCGCGACATCGGAGATCGCCTGGCCGATCCGTTCTCTGCTGCACAGCCACAAGAATGTCACGACGCTGCTTGGGAGCGTCGTTGGCGTGAATGTCCGAGAGAAAGAGGTTTTGCTGGATGGTGAGCCGCCGATCGCTTTCGACACCTTGATTCTGGCGACCGGCGCGCGCCATGCCTATTTCGGCCATGATGAATGGGAACCCTATGCGCCCGGTCTGAAGACCCTCGAGGATGCAACCAAGATCAGGCGTCGCATCCTGTCGGCCTTCGAGCAGGCCGAGTGGGAAACGGATGAGGCCCGGCGTGCGCCCTTCCTCACCTTCGTGATCATCGGCGCCGGCCCGACCGGCGTGGAGCTCGCCGGCACGATCGCCGAGCTCGCCCGGGACACGTTGCACGGTGATTTCCGCAATTTCGATACGCATAGCGCGCGCGTCGTCCTCATCGAAGCCGGCCCGCGCATCCTCTCCGGCTTCAGCGAGGATTTGTCGGCCTACGCCCACCAGGCGCTGACGCGTCTCGGGGTCGAGATCAAGCTCGGGCACGCCGTCTCAAAATGCGGCGAGGACGGTGTCGAGCTCGGCGAGGAGTTTCTCCCGGCAAGGACGATTTTGTGGGCCGCAGGCGTCGCGGCTTCGCCGGCGGCCGATTGGCTGAATGCGCCCGCCGACCGGGCAGGGCGGGTGCTTGTGGAAGGGGATCTCACCGTCCCCGGACATCCGAACATCTTCGTGATCGGCGATACCGCCCATGTCACCGCGGCGGATGGAAAGCTTGTTCCCGGCGTGGCGCCGGCGGCCAAACAGGAGGGCGTCTATGTCGCCGCGGTGATCAAGGCCCGGTTAAGCGACGCAGCCGCGCCGCTGCCATTCCACTACAAGAACGCCGGCAATCTTGCGACGATTGGAAAGCGCGCGGCAATCGTCGATTTCGGTTGGATCAAGCTGAAAGGGCGCCTGGCTTGGTGGATGTGGGGCGTCGCTCACATCTTCTTCCTGATCGGGCTGCGCAACCGTCTCACTGTCGCTTTGAGCTGGCTGTGGATCTATATCAGCGGGCAGCGCAGCGCCCGCCTCATCACGCAAGGCGAAGTGAAGAAGAGCGGAGCGCCGAATTAG